The Deltaproteobacteria bacterium genome window below encodes:
- a CDS encoding ATP-grasp domain-containing protein: protein MKVLVTDGDNRAALAITRSLGKAGHHVVVGERKETSLSSVSSSCRGRFVYPDPVSHPRGFIEALLGRAAEEGIDVIMPVSDISTLLVTGHRHMFTKSRIPFASFETLDMAARKDRLFETARELNIPVPRTVVLKRNGEGHKGNLDIDFPVVVKPHRSRIQGPDGKWLSASVSYASDRNELLNVLGMKKGQYPLLLQERIQGPGIGVFACYDRGALKAIFSHRRLREKPPSGGVSVLCESIPVPALAREYTEALLGRLGWHGVAMVEFKLDERDGVPKLMEINGRFWGSLQLAIDAGVDFPSMLMDIAMGREVRPCFEYRTGVRTRWFWGDVDSLLMVLLKNRRSLQLPPDHPGKLGSILRFLKPSLNGTHLDVLRLNDPRPWFHETSMWFRNQLGRG, encoded by the coding sequence GTGAAGGTACTTGTAACAGACGGCGATAACAGGGCAGCCCTGGCAATTACGCGCTCATTGGGCAAAGCCGGCCACCATGTGGTCGTGGGCGAGAGGAAGGAGACCTCCCTCTCCTCGGTTTCATCCTCTTGCCGCGGCAGGTTCGTCTATCCCGACCCAGTTTCCCACCCGCGCGGGTTCATTGAGGCCCTCCTCGGGCGGGCAGCAGAGGAGGGAATCGACGTCATTATGCCTGTGTCCGACATCTCGACGCTCCTCGTTACAGGCCACCGGCATATGTTCACGAAGAGCAGGATCCCGTTCGCGTCTTTCGAGACGCTGGACATGGCGGCACGGAAGGACCGGCTTTTCGAGACAGCCAGGGAACTCAATATACCTGTGCCCAGGACGGTCGTCTTGAAGAGGAATGGGGAAGGCCACAAAGGAAACCTGGATATTGATTTCCCGGTCGTGGTAAAGCCCCACAGGTCCAGGATACAGGGCCCGGACGGGAAATGGCTTTCGGCCTCGGTAAGCTACGCCTCCGACCGGAATGAGCTTCTTAATGTGCTCGGGATGAAAAAAGGCCAGTATCCCCTTCTCCTGCAGGAAAGGATACAAGGCCCCGGCATAGGCGTATTCGCCTGCTATGACCGTGGTGCGCTCAAGGCCATATTCAGCCATAGAAGGCTCAGGGAGAAGCCGCCGTCCGGCGGTGTAAGCGTCCTATGCGAGAGCATCCCTGTGCCAGCCCTGGCAAGGGAGTATACCGAGGCCCTCCTGGGGAGGCTCGGCTGGCACGGTGTCGCCATGGTGGAGTTCAAGCTGGATGAAAGGGACGGCGTACCGAAGCTCATGGAGATAAACGGCCGCTTCTGGGGCTCGCTCCAGCTTGCTATCGATGCCGGCGTGGACTTCCCGTCCATGCTGATGGATATCGCAATGGGGCGGGAAGTGCGGCCGTGTTTCGAGTACAGGACCGGGGTCAGGACGCGCTGGTTCTGGGGAGATGTCGACTCGCTCCTTATGGTGCTCCTTAAAAATAGACGGTCGCTCCAGCTCCCGCCAGATCATCCCGGCAAGCTCGGCTCGATATTGAGGTTCCTGAAACCGTCCCTGAACGGCACTCATCTCGATGTATTGAGGCTCAATGACCCGCGGCCCTGGTTTCACGAGACCTCCATGTGGTTCAGGAACCAGCTGGGCAGGGGGTGA
- a CDS encoding PHP domain-containing protein, with protein sequence MRGVFHAHSTYSHDGRCTLPELVSLCTARGLGFIALSEHAEDMNAARMDAFTSECKELSKTGVILLPGLEFGFSEYPKLHLLGIGVTSYIPPSDISLTIGSIREQGGLAVLAHPARNGHFVPEDLKGKLDGIEVWNAAYDSRYLPHHRSIMLYRSLKEMNPSMLAFGGLDFHTARNFRELDTVVKGSPADAKELLNLLRNGSFTSKGRLCTIGSRQEFGYMTAGGIRLGRVLLEGADALASLARGNRWRKY encoded by the coding sequence GTGCGGGGCGTATTTCACGCACATTCCACCTATTCGCATGACGGCAGGTGCACCCTCCCGGAGCTCGTCTCTCTCTGCACGGCGCGGGGGCTTGGGTTCATCGCGCTTTCGGAACACGCTGAAGATATGAACGCGGCCAGGATGGACGCCTTCACATCGGAGTGCAAAGAGCTATCAAAGACCGGGGTCATCCTTCTGCCCGGTCTCGAGTTCGGATTCAGCGAGTACCCCAAACTGCACCTCCTGGGCATAGGCGTAACCAGCTATATCCCGCCCTCAGACATTTCGCTGACGATAGGATCCATAAGGGAACAAGGCGGGCTAGCGGTCCTGGCGCATCCTGCCAGAAACGGCCACTTCGTTCCGGAGGATCTAAAAGGGAAGCTCGATGGCATCGAGGTCTGGAACGCGGCGTATGACAGCCGCTATCTCCCCCATCACAGGTCCATAATGCTATACCGTTCGTTAAAGGAAATGAATCCTTCCATGCTGGCCTTCGGGGGGCTGGATTTCCATACGGCCCGGAACTTCAGGGAGCTTGATACAGTGGTCAAAGGCAGTCCTGCCGACGCCAAAGAGCTCCTTAACCTGCTTCGGAATGGAAGCTTCACAAGCAAGGGGAGGCTCTGTACCATAGGCTCCAGGCAGGAATTCGGATATATGACAGCGGGCGGGATACGGCTTGGCAGGGTGCTCCTTGAAGGGGCCGATGCACTTGCATCGCTTGCGAGAGGGAACAGGTGGCGCAAATACTGA
- a CDS encoding glycosyltransferase family 2 protein translates to MAQILNTTGVAEFVFWFSLAAVFYAYFGYPVLLYLLSGLMRKRIYVEKRDYTPAVSLLIPVHNEESVIERKLRNTLEIDYPPDRLEVVIISDGSTDRTKEIVERNLSGNMRFLELPMRSGKAAALNYGLKSATGEIVVFSDSSIMLDKNAIKSIVLKFQDPSVGCVSGEDHIDEPGGEGLYGRYELFLRNLESRVHSIVGASGSFYAERRDVCEPFREGLAPDFLSVLNIVGKGYRAITEPAAFGTMTSVKSAKDEFRRKARTLVRGMAALFGNARLMNPLRTGVFSLELLSHKVARWLVPFFMVSLLVSNAFLLRSLPYSTFFALQASFYALAGLAIFRIGGLHERTLGRVPLYFTTVNAAILYAWFLYATGIRMEIWNPSKRQA, encoded by the coding sequence GTGGCGCAAATACTGAATACAACCGGGGTCGCAGAGTTCGTTTTCTGGTTTTCCCTCGCGGCCGTTTTTTACGCTTACTTCGGCTATCCCGTACTCCTCTATCTCCTTTCAGGCCTTATGCGAAAAAGGATTTACGTGGAAAAAAGGGATTACACGCCGGCGGTATCGCTCCTCATACCGGTCCATAACGAGGAATCCGTAATCGAACGGAAGCTCAGGAACACCCTCGAAATCGACTATCCCCCGGACAGGCTCGAAGTCGTCATAATATCCGACGGCTCCACGGACCGCACCAAAGAGATAGTCGAGCGGAACCTCTCCGGGAATATGCGCTTCCTCGAGCTCCCGATGAGAAGCGGCAAGGCCGCTGCGCTTAATTACGGCCTTAAGTCCGCGACAGGCGAAATAGTCGTATTCTCCGACAGCTCCATAATGCTCGACAAAAACGCTATCAAAAGCATAGTATTGAAATTCCAGGACCCGTCCGTCGGGTGCGTATCGGGCGAGGACCACATAGACGAGCCCGGCGGAGAGGGGCTCTACGGCAGGTACGAGCTCTTCCTCCGGAACCTCGAATCGAGGGTGCATTCCATAGTAGGCGCGAGCGGCTCATTTTACGCGGAGAGAAGGGATGTTTGCGAGCCTTTCAGGGAGGGACTGGCCCCGGATTTCCTCTCGGTGCTGAATATAGTCGGCAAGGGCTACAGGGCAATTACAGAACCTGCGGCTTTCGGGACCATGACGAGCGTAAAGAGCGCGAAGGACGAGTTCCGGAGGAAGGCCAGGACGCTTGTGAGGGGCATGGCGGCGCTCTTCGGCAATGCCCGCCTTATGAACCCCCTAAGGACCGGCGTCTTCTCGCTGGAGCTCCTGTCGCACAAGGTGGCGCGCTGGCTGGTCCCGTTCTTCATGGTCTCGCTACTCGTATCCAACGCGTTTCTCCTCCGGAGCCTGCCCTATTCGACCTTCTTCGCGCTCCAGGCCTCTTTCTACGCCCTTGCCGGCCTCGCCATTTTCCGTATCGGCGGCCTGCATGAAAGGACCCTCGGCAGGGTCCCGCTTTATTTTACCACCGTGAACGCGGCCATCCTCTACGCCTGGTTCCTTTACGCGACTGGCATTCGCATGGAGATATGGAACCCCTCCAAAAGGCAGGCCTGA
- a CDS encoding alpha/beta hydrolase: MTERPLFFKNGACSLFGVLHEPGDTGKGPAFVLCSPFAEEKLWAHRVFVNFARELSGRGHTVLRFDYMGNGDSDGDFEDTTAETYISDIKAAADFTLNSAGEKEGLCLLGLGLGGTFAALAAEELSATTGLILWNPVVNGAAYMQETLKINLTTQMSVYKEIRQTRAELVRMMSVGETVNVDGYEMSNALYEQVSAINLAGEKKRFSGRTLVVEISRKEKEPGKETVQLASAYDNATVSNVVEEPFWKEIKTYYARAENLFRVTLAWLER; this comes from the coding sequence ATGACCGAAAGACCTCTCTTTTTTAAAAACGGCGCCTGCAGCCTCTTCGGGGTCCTGCACGAGCCTGGCGATACAGGGAAAGGCCCGGCCTTCGTCTTATGCTCGCCTTTTGCCGAGGAGAAGCTCTGGGCCCACAGGGTATTCGTCAACTTCGCCCGCGAGCTCTCCGGCCGCGGCCATACCGTGCTCAGGTTCGACTACATGGGAAATGGCGACAGCGACGGCGATTTCGAGGATACGACCGCCGAGACATATATCTCTGATATAAAGGCGGCAGCCGATTTCACTCTGAATTCCGCGGGAGAAAAGGAGGGGCTGTGCCTTTTGGGCCTGGGCCTCGGCGGAACTTTTGCCGCGCTCGCGGCCGAGGAGCTCTCTGCTACTACCGGCCTCATCCTGTGGAACCCTGTCGTGAACGGGGCCGCCTACATGCAGGAGACGCTCAAGATAAACCTCACTACCCAGATGTCCGTGTACAAGGAGATCCGCCAGACAAGGGCGGAGCTCGTTCGCATGATGTCCGTGGGCGAAACCGTAAACGTGGACGGCTACGAGATGTCGAACGCGCTCTACGAGCAGGTCTCCGCGATAAACCTCGCCGGGGAGAAAAAACGGTTCTCCGGGCGGACTCTTGTTGTCGAGATAAGCCGCAAGGAGAAGGAGCCCGGGAAAGAAACTGTCCAGCTTGCCTCTGCATACGATAACGCGACTGTGTCTAACGTAGTCGAGGAGCCCTTCTGGAAGGAGATAAAGACATACTACGCGAGAGCCGAAAACCTCTTCAGGGTAACCCTGGCATGGCTGGAACGATGA